CGGGCGACTTGAGCTTCTCGGTCTGAGCCTGGAGGCGCAACCGAAATAACGTCTCGGCGGCGTCTTTCCACGTCAGCCGGATCTGCTCGTCGGGCATCTCGCGGATTTCGCTTGCTTTGTTCATCGACCCGTCGACTCCTCGTGGCCAACCGCCACACCGTCGTGTCCGATCACATCGAGCGCCGCTTCACGAACCGGACGCGGAGCGGCATCTTGTGCGCCAATCTGGCCAGGCAAACCCGCGCCGCGTCCTCGGAGACGCCGCCGATTTCGTAAAGGATCGCTCCCGGCTTGATCACCGCGGCCCAGTACTCCGGCTCCCCCTTGCCCTTGCCCATGCGGGTTTCGAGCGGGATCGACGTGATCGATTTGTGGGGGAACACGCGCACGTACAAGCGGCCCTCGGTGCGCAGATACTGCTGCGCCGCGATCCGCCCCGCCTCGATGGTCGCAGCGGCGAGCCAGCCGGGTTGGGCCGCCTGGAGTCCGAAATCGCCGAACACCACGCGGTTTCCCCGGGTGGCGTCACCTCTTATACGTCCTCTTTGGCTTTTTCGGTGCTTGACCCTCTTGGGCATCAGCGCCATCGCCAGCCTCCTCGTACATGCCTTGGTTCACCCACACCTGCACACCGATGTTGCCCTGCGCAGTCGGCGCCTCGCAGAAGCCGTAGTCGATCCGCGCCCGCAGCGTCGACAGCGGCATCGCGCCGGCGATCGCCTTCTCGCAGCGCGACATCTCCGCCCCACCGAGCCGACCGGCCAACTGGATCTTCACCCCCTTGGCGCCGGCATCCATCGTCGTGTCCATGGCACGCTTCATCGTCCGCCGGAAAGCGGCCCGTTTCGAGAGCTGGTCGGCGATGTCCTCGGCGATCAGCTGCGCCTGGATTTCCGGGCGGCCGAGCTCCTCGATCTTGAGGTTCACGCGCCGCCCGAGCAGCTCCTGGAGCTCTCCCTGGAGGCGATCGACGTCCTGGCCCTTGCGGCCGATGAGCAAGCCGGGCCGGGCGCAGTGGAGGATCACCTTGACCTCGTCGCGTGTCCGCTCGATCTCGACTTTCGAGATCGCGGCCGCGCGGTGCTTCTCCTTGATGTACTTCCGCGTGCGGAAGTCCTCGAGGAGCAGGTCGCGGAAGTCCTTCTTGGCCGCATACCAACGGCTCTTCCACGGCTCGGTGATCCCGGTGCGGAACCCGACCGGATTGACCTTCTGTCCCATGAACTGTTTCCCGACGTGTCAGTGTTGTTCGTCTGCCGCTCTGCCGCTCTGCCGCGGCCCGCTGCCGCACCCCCGCGTCGCCGGAGGGCGAGCCGATCGAACGCTCGCTCAGTCCCCGGCCCCCGCATCGCCACCGGGGAGGCTGTCGAGTGCCACCCGGATATGCGACATCCGCCGCTTGATGCCAAACGCCATGCCGCGGGCCCGAGGGCGGATCCGCTTGAACATCGGACCGCCGTCGACACGCGCGTCGACGACGACCAGATCGTCGACCCCGGTTGCCTGCTTGTGCTCGGCGTTGCCCAGGGCGCTCTTGATCACCTTCTCCAGCATCCGGGCGCCGCGGTGCGGCTGGAAGCGGAGGATGTCGAGCGCCTCGTCGGCGAACTTGCCGCGCACCAGATCAGCCAGCGCCCGCACCTTGCGGGCACTGATCCGGGCATATTTGTGGGTTGCCGTGTAGGGCATC
This Planctomycetota bacterium DNA region includes the following protein-coding sequences:
- the rplP gene encoding 50S ribosomal protein L16, which encodes MALMPKRVKHRKSQRGRIRGDATRGNRVVFGDFGLQAAQPGWLAAATIEAGRIAAQQYLRTEGRLYVRVFPHKSITSIPLETRMGKGKGEPEYWAAVIKPGAILYEIGGVSEDAARVCLARLAHKMPLRVRFVKRRSM
- the rpsC gene encoding 30S ribosomal protein S3, with product MGQKVNPVGFRTGITEPWKSRWYAAKKDFRDLLLEDFRTRKYIKEKHRAAAISKVEIERTRDEVKVILHCARPGLLIGRKGQDVDRLQGELQELLGRRVNLKIEELGRPEIQAQLIAEDIADQLSKRAAFRRTMKRAMDTTMDAGAKGVKIQLAGRLGGAEMSRCEKAIAGAMPLSTLRARIDYGFCEAPTAQGNIGVQVWVNQGMYEEAGDGADAQEGQAPKKPKRTYKR
- a CDS encoding 50S ribosomal protein L22, coding for MPYTATHKYARISARKVRALADLVRGKFADEALDILRFQPHRGARMLEKVIKSALGNAEHKQATGVDDLVVVDARVDGGPMFKRIRPRARGMAFGIKRRMSHIRVALDSLPGGDAGAGD